A genomic window from Exiguobacterium acetylicum DSM 20416 includes:
- a CDS encoding Glu/Leu/Phe/Val family dehydrogenase, whose translation MITDQQHANHRKNVLEATQEIVKEALGKLGYPDEMYELLKEPLRMLTVRIPVRMDDGSTKIFTGYRAQHNDAVGPTKGGIRFHPNVTEVEVKALSVWMSLKAGIVDLPYGGGKGGIICDPREMSFREIERLSRGYVRAISQIVGPTKDIPAPDVFTNSQIMAWMMDEYSRIDEFNSPGFITGKPLVLGGSHGRETATAKGVAIMIREAAAKKGISLEGARVVVQGFGNAGSFLSKFMYDLGAKVIAISDAYGALHDPNGLDIPYLLDRRDSFGTVTTLFKNTISNKELLELECDILVPAAIENQITEDNAHDIKAAIVVEAANGPTTNEATKILAERDILIVPDVLASSGGVTVSYFEWVQNNQGYYWTEEEVHEKLEKVLVNSFNQVYQTAQTRNVDMRLAAYMVGVRKMAEASRFRGWV comes from the coding sequence ATGATCACTGACCAACAACATGCGAATCACCGCAAGAACGTACTGGAAGCAACACAAGAAATCGTCAAGGAGGCACTAGGGAAACTTGGTTATCCAGACGAGATGTACGAATTACTTAAAGAACCACTCCGGATGTTGACAGTCCGGATTCCGGTACGGATGGATGATGGTTCGACGAAAATCTTCACAGGATATCGTGCGCAACATAACGATGCCGTTGGACCGACGAAAGGTGGAATTCGTTTCCACCCAAACGTGACGGAAGTCGAAGTCAAAGCATTATCCGTCTGGATGAGTCTGAAAGCTGGTATCGTTGACTTACCATACGGCGGCGGTAAAGGCGGAATCATCTGTGATCCACGTGAGATGAGCTTCCGTGAAATCGAACGTCTCAGCCGTGGATATGTCCGTGCTATCAGTCAAATCGTTGGACCGACGAAGGATATTCCAGCACCTGACGTCTTCACGAACTCGCAAATCATGGCATGGATGATGGACGAATACAGTCGAATCGATGAATTCAACTCACCTGGTTTCATTACAGGGAAACCGCTCGTCCTCGGTGGTTCACACGGTCGTGAGACAGCGACGGCGAAAGGTGTCGCAATCATGATTCGGGAAGCGGCTGCTAAAAAGGGTATCTCGCTCGAAGGCGCACGTGTCGTCGTTCAAGGATTCGGCAACGCCGGAAGTTTCTTATCGAAATTCATGTATGATTTAGGTGCAAAAGTCATCGCGATCAGCGATGCGTACGGGGCACTCCATGATCCAAACGGTCTCGATATTCCATACCTACTCGACCGTCGTGACTCGTTCGGTACCGTGACGACATTGTTCAAAAATACGATCTCGAATAAAGAATTGCTTGAACTTGAATGTGATATTCTTGTTCCGGCAGCAATCGAGAATCAAATCACAGAAGACAATGCGCACGATATCAAAGCAGCGATCGTCGTTGAAGCGGCTAACGGTCCGACGACGAACGAGGCGACGAAAATTCTCGCTGAACGTGACATCCTGATCGTTCCGGATGTTCTTGCTTCGAGTGGTGGCGTAACGGTTTCTTACTTCGAATGGGTCCAAAACAACCAAGGGTATTACTGGACGGAAGAGGAAGTACACGAGAAACTTGAAAAAGTACTCGTGAACTCGTTCAACCAAGTCTATCAGACAGCGCAGACGCGTAATGTCGACATGCGACTTGCCGCTTATATGGTAGGTGTCCGGAAGATGGCGGAAGCATCTCGTTTCCGTGGTTGGGTCTAA
- a CDS encoding helix-turn-helix domain-containing protein: protein MEVSLLERIFLESIQRLRNERSDRSLYHVFQGKKSATSLQDAHFYDLESVFGTVLVSKQRFETILAELAQKNWIERQETLRLTYEGARLVEQTDRAIIDQLGGELRGYAEMMWKRLSLLVQTMVCLEAKQPFIPVQQETIIREWVKSVLPTISNRAEWLHDMHQELIFLLEHLSERDATLISYRLSGVQAGWSYPQLAQMMKTDVETVQYEFTIAWRKCIDDLENSPLLKQIGMDLHTSKMTQSAQTTWELLQQGLTVEEVAIRRRLKNSTMEDHLVEIAMYAPSFPLNHFVTPSQQEEVQQIAQRLGTYALKRIKNEMQSDISYFQIRLVLARSKWEGI, encoded by the coding sequence ATGGAAGTTTCTTTACTCGAGCGTATTTTTCTGGAATCGATCCAGCGCCTTCGAAATGAACGATCTGACCGCAGTCTTTATCATGTTTTTCAAGGAAAGAAATCAGCGACTTCTCTGCAAGATGCTCATTTTTATGATTTAGAGTCGGTATTCGGTACTGTATTAGTCAGTAAACAGCGATTCGAAACAATCTTGGCTGAACTTGCGCAGAAGAATTGGATTGAGCGGCAAGAGACACTGCGACTGACGTACGAAGGCGCGCGACTAGTAGAGCAAACGGATCGTGCGATCATTGATCAACTAGGTGGTGAACTTCGTGGTTATGCTGAGATGATGTGGAAACGACTCAGCCTTTTGGTTCAAACGATGGTTTGTTTGGAAGCGAAACAGCCGTTTATTCCTGTGCAACAGGAAACCATCATCCGTGAATGGGTAAAAAGTGTTCTTCCGACCATCTCGAATCGAGCAGAATGGTTACATGATATGCACCAAGAGTTGATATTTCTCCTTGAGCACTTGTCAGAACGCGATGCGACATTGATTAGTTATCGCTTGTCTGGCGTGCAAGCAGGATGGTCTTATCCGCAATTAGCCCAAATGATGAAAACGGATGTGGAGACTGTCCAATACGAATTTACGATCGCTTGGCGAAAGTGCATCGATGACTTGGAAAACTCACCACTCCTCAAGCAAATAGGAATGGATCTACACACATCAAAAATGACGCAGTCTGCTCAAACGACATGGGAGTTGTTGCAACAGGGATTAACCGTTGAAGAGGTTGCGATTCGAAGGCGGCTAAAAAATAGTACGATGGAAGATCATCTTGTTGAGATCGCGATGTATGCTCCTTCTTTTCCGCTGAATCATTTTGTCACGCCATCTCAGCAAGAAGAGGTACAACAGATTGCACAGCGACTCGGAACTTACGCGCTGAAGCGAATCAAGAACGAGATGCAATCCGATATATCTTATTTTCAAATTCGATTGGTATTAGCACGTAGTAAATGGGAGGGAATTTAA
- a CDS encoding ABC transporter ATP-binding protein — MEYVIEMLNIRKEFGSFVANDNITLQLRKGEIHALLGENGAGKSTLMNVLFGLYQPEAGEIRVRGEKANITSPNVANDLGIGMVHQHFMLVQNFTVTENIILGAEPRAGIKIDRATAREKVRQISEQYGLAVDPDAKIEDISVGMQQRVEILKTLYRGADILIFDEPSAVLTPQEIKELIQIMNRLIAEGKSIILITHKLKEIMEVADRCTTIRRGKYIGTVDIDETMTQSRLAEMMVGREVNFNAEYSKATPQELVLDIKDLVVKDSRGIKAVDGLNLDIRAGEIVGIAGIDGNGQTELIEAITGLRKADSGEIFLNNKSIKNLKPRKVTESGVGHIPQDRHKHGLVLDYSIGHNMVLQTYYKQPYSKAGIMNYKQVMEKAKTLIEKFDVRTPSPETFARALSGGNQQKAIIAREVDRSPDLLIAAQPTRGLDVGAIEFIHEQLVLEREKGRAVLLISFELEEILQVSDRIAVLYEGKTVAFLDPKETNEIELGFLMAGGKKEEVGHS; from the coding sequence TTGGAATACGTCATTGAGATGCTGAACATTAGAAAAGAGTTTGGCAGTTTCGTCGCAAATGATAATATCACGCTCCAGCTTCGGAAAGGTGAGATTCACGCTTTACTTGGTGAAAACGGTGCCGGAAAATCGACGCTGATGAACGTCTTATTTGGTTTGTATCAGCCTGAGGCTGGAGAAATTCGTGTACGTGGTGAAAAAGCCAATATTACGAGTCCGAACGTCGCGAACGATCTTGGAATCGGTATGGTGCACCAACACTTCATGCTCGTTCAAAATTTCACTGTTACTGAAAACATCATTTTAGGTGCAGAGCCACGTGCCGGAATTAAGATCGACCGTGCAACTGCACGTGAGAAGGTACGCCAGATTTCTGAACAGTATGGTCTTGCTGTTGATCCTGATGCAAAAATCGAGGATATCTCAGTCGGAATGCAACAGCGTGTTGAAATTTTAAAGACGTTGTACCGTGGTGCAGACATCTTGATCTTCGATGAACCATCTGCTGTCTTGACACCACAAGAGATCAAAGAATTGATTCAGATCATGAATCGCTTGATCGCAGAAGGAAAGTCGATCATCCTCATCACGCACAAACTGAAGGAAATCATGGAAGTAGCTGATCGCTGTACGACGATTCGCCGTGGTAAGTATATCGGAACGGTCGATATCGATGAGACGATGACACAGTCGCGTCTTGCTGAAATGATGGTAGGTCGTGAAGTCAACTTTAATGCGGAGTATTCCAAGGCAACTCCACAAGAACTCGTTCTCGACATCAAGGATCTAGTCGTCAAGGACAGTCGCGGCATCAAAGCCGTCGATGGATTAAATCTCGACATTCGTGCCGGAGAGATCGTCGGAATTGCCGGAATCGACGGGAACGGGCAAACGGAATTGATTGAAGCCATCACTGGTCTCCGTAAAGCGGATAGTGGAGAAATCTTCCTCAACAATAAATCGATCAAAAACTTGAAGCCACGTAAAGTGACGGAATCAGGTGTCGGTCACATTCCGCAAGACCGTCATAAACATGGACTTGTCCTCGATTATTCAATCGGACATAACATGGTCTTACAAACGTATTACAAACAACCGTATTCAAAAGCAGGCATCATGAACTATAAACAAGTCATGGAAAAAGCAAAAACGCTCATCGAGAAGTTCGACGTCCGAACTCCAAGTCCAGAGACGTTTGCTCGTGCCTTGTCAGGTGGTAACCAGCAAAAAGCGATCATTGCGCGTGAAGTCGATCGTTCACCAGACCTATTGATTGCAGCACAGCCGACACGTGGTCTTGATGTCGGAGCAATCGAGTTCATTCATGAACAGTTGGTTCTTGAACGCGAAAAAGGTCGCGCTGTCTTGTTGATTTCATTCGAACTCGAAGAAATTCTTCAAGTATCAGATCGGATTGCCGTTCTTTATGAAGGAAAAACAGTTGCCTTCTTGGATCCAAAAGAAACGAATGAGATCGAGCTTGGCTTCTTGATGGCCGGCGGTAAGAAAGAGGAGGTAGGTCATTCATGA
- a CDS encoding ABC transporter permease, whose protein sequence is MKLERFYGILIPILSIILGMVVGAIVMVIGGYDPIAGFDQLFYGIFGEPYSIGETLRAAAPLIFAGLAVAFAFRTGLFNIGVEGQVLVGWMVAVWIGIEFDLPMAIHLPLALIGAGLAGALWASIPGILKAKFHVHEVITSIMMNYIALYVTNDILRHVIGITNERTESVKESASLASPFLQEMTDFSRLHNGIFIAVIAALVFWFILWKTTLGYELRAVGFNKNAAEYAGMGVNRNIILSFVISGVFAGLAGAMEGLGTFQNMTLNASFTGVGFDGIAVALLGANNPIGVVLAALLFAGLNIGGLSMQQIGIPPELIKIIIAFIIIFVASGYAIRLVIEKFTVKKESKKAKGAGQ, encoded by the coding sequence ATGAAGTTAGAGCGTTTTTACGGCATCCTCATTCCGATTCTTTCCATCATCCTTGGAATGGTCGTCGGGGCGATCGTCATGGTCATCGGCGGGTACGATCCGATTGCCGGTTTTGATCAGTTATTCTATGGTATTTTTGGCGAACCATACAGCATCGGTGAAACATTGCGAGCAGCAGCTCCGTTGATCTTTGCCGGTCTTGCTGTCGCGTTTGCTTTCCGAACTGGACTCTTTAACATCGGGGTTGAAGGTCAGGTTCTCGTCGGGTGGATGGTCGCAGTTTGGATCGGGATTGAGTTTGATCTACCGATGGCGATTCATTTACCGCTTGCTCTAATTGGAGCAGGTTTAGCAGGTGCACTTTGGGCATCGATTCCTGGTATCTTAAAAGCGAAGTTTCATGTGCATGAAGTCATCACGTCAATCATGATGAACTATATCGCATTATATGTGACGAATGATATTTTACGTCATGTCATCGGTATTACGAACGAGCGGACGGAGTCAGTCAAGGAATCAGCATCCCTTGCTTCACCGTTCTTACAAGAGATGACGGATTTTTCACGATTGCATAACGGGATTTTCATCGCAGTCATCGCTGCCCTCGTCTTCTGGTTCATTTTGTGGAAAACAACGCTTGGTTATGAACTCCGAGCAGTTGGATTCAATAAAAATGCTGCAGAGTATGCAGGGATGGGCGTTAACCGAAACATCATCTTATCGTTCGTCATCTCAGGTGTGTTCGCAGGTCTCGCTGGAGCGATGGAAGGTCTTGGGACGTTCCAAAACATGACATTGAACGCGTCCTTCACAGGTGTTGGATTCGACGGAATCGCGGTTGCCTTGTTAGGTGCGAATAACCCGATCGGTGTCGTTCTCGCGGCGTTACTGTTTGCAGGACTCAATATCGGTGGTCTGTCGATGCAACAGATTGGTATTCCACCGGAACTGATCAAAATCATCATCGCATTCATCATCATCTTCGTGGCTTCGGGTTACGCGATTCGTCTCGTCATCGAGAAGTTCACGGTTAAGAAAGAATCTAAAAAAGCGAAAGGAGCCGGTCAATAA
- a CDS encoding ferredoxin: MAKFTIVDKDTCIACGACGAAAPDIYDYDDEGLAYVILDDNNGTAEIPEALFDDMIDAFEGCPTDSIKVADESFEGDALKFE; the protein is encoded by the coding sequence ATGGCTAAATTTACGATTGTCGACAAAGATACTTGCATCGCTTGTGGTGCTTGTGGAGCAGCGGCACCAGATATCTATGATTATGATGATGAGGGTTTGGCGTATGTCATTCTTGATGATAACAATGGTACTGCCGAAATTCCAGAAGCATTATTCGACGATATGATTGATGCATTCGAAGGTTGCCCGACGGATTCAATCAAAGTAGCAGATGAATCGTTCGAAGGCGATGCGTTAAAATTCGAATAA
- a CDS encoding MerR family transcriptional regulator, with translation MDRGKYNIKAVAALVGLNPTTIRAWERRYQVLDPDRSESGHRIYSDNDVAKLRWIVDKQKEGLSVSKAIQLYEMPVNRAEVPHDYGVELRDQLFRALTNFEERHAHDIMNKAFSMFSFDKVIQDIVGPLLHEIGVKWESGEITIAHEHFATAFLRARLSTLSLQMPINPFLPRIVCVCAPEEEHELGLLFFTLYLRQSGFDVIFLGSGIPVQDLVTVTHQLQPKAVILSCTLSDHLPLLDEALARLMSDFPDLEIGLGGYAVDQLPERYGPHLLGADDQSWKSWLSRLTPTTGV, from the coding sequence ATGGATCGTGGGAAATATAATATCAAAGCAGTCGCTGCGTTAGTGGGACTCAACCCGACGACCATTCGTGCTTGGGAGCGGAGATATCAGGTGCTCGATCCGGATCGAAGTGAATCCGGACATCGCATTTATAGTGATAACGACGTCGCGAAATTACGCTGGATCGTCGATAAACAAAAAGAGGGATTGTCTGTCTCTAAAGCAATCCAGTTGTATGAAATGCCGGTCAATCGGGCTGAAGTACCGCACGATTACGGAGTCGAACTGCGAGATCAATTATTCCGGGCATTGACGAACTTCGAAGAACGTCACGCGCATGATATTATGAATAAAGCATTTTCGATGTTTAGCTTCGATAAAGTCATTCAGGACATCGTCGGTCCACTTTTGCATGAGATTGGAGTGAAGTGGGAGTCGGGTGAGATTACGATTGCGCATGAGCATTTTGCGACGGCATTTCTGAGAGCTCGTCTTTCGACATTGTCGTTACAGATGCCGATCAATCCGTTCTTACCACGAATCGTCTGTGTTTGTGCGCCGGAAGAAGAACACGAACTCGGACTACTTTTCTTTACACTTTATTTACGACAATCTGGATTTGATGTCATTTTCCTCGGTTCCGGTATACCGGTTCAGGACTTGGTGACGGTTACGCATCAGCTGCAACCGAAAGCCGTTATTCTTTCCTGCACGTTATCGGATCATTTACCGTTACTTGATGAAGCGTTAGCACGTTTGATGTCTGATTTTCCGGATCTTGAGATTGGTCTTGGTGGTTATGCGGTCGATCAGCTCCCGGAACGATATGGTCCACATTTACTTGGTGCAGACGATCAATCTTGGAAAAGTTGGTTAAGTCGACTCACTCCGACAACTGGTGTATAG
- a CDS encoding RecQ family ATP-dependent DNA helicase gives MEALLHRHFGYEAFRPGQRQIIDSILDGTDTLAILPTGGGKSVCYQFPSYVQNEGLTLILSPLLSLIEDQVMQIKRRGERSVAKLTSVETREEKEQILSVLEHLRYLYLSPEQLALPQIRARLKQVNIALFVVDEAHCISQWGHEFRPEYARLGHIRQELGLPPCLALTATATRAVEQDIRTQLRMREPQIIRRSVNRPEIQYVVDRVDREEKDAAVDRWMERIVRPCVIYTTTRKEAERIAGIIDGATYYHAGLTIEDRQLVQQQFLHDEIDCLVCTSAFGMGVDKGNVRTVIHYTMPATIEAYMQEVGRAGRDGKEATAILLYAAQDEQLQTYLIDTQYAPVLWIDQLQQGMNQGESYAKMESRFRFNPEDPAYRLLKSQLENGWSKERIIQWQTERKQLKRQEINQMMDYVHRNECRRSMLLHHFDEQVIVQPRCCDICGTIEWENPVQRRTHQPVDWKLRLEQVFFSSPDSV, from the coding sequence ATGGAAGCGTTATTGCATCGTCATTTTGGATACGAAGCATTTCGACCTGGACAACGCCAAATCATCGATTCCATCCTAGACGGAACAGATACATTAGCGATTTTGCCGACAGGCGGAGGAAAATCTGTCTGTTATCAATTTCCGTCTTATGTACAAAATGAAGGACTGACGTTGATTTTGTCTCCGTTACTCTCGTTGATTGAAGATCAGGTCATGCAAATCAAGCGCAGAGGAGAGCGATCTGTCGCTAAATTAACATCAGTCGAGACACGAGAAGAGAAGGAGCAGATCTTATCTGTACTCGAACATCTACGATATCTTTACTTATCGCCGGAACAACTCGCGCTACCACAGATTCGGGCTCGGCTAAAACAGGTCAATATTGCTCTCTTCGTCGTTGATGAGGCGCATTGTATCTCCCAATGGGGACACGAATTTCGACCGGAGTACGCAAGACTTGGTCACATTCGACAAGAACTAGGCCTTCCACCATGTCTCGCCTTAACGGCAACAGCGACGCGTGCTGTTGAGCAAGATATTCGAACACAACTGCGTATGCGCGAACCACAAATCATCCGTCGTTCTGTCAACCGACCAGAAATCCAATATGTTGTCGATCGCGTTGATCGAGAAGAAAAAGATGCGGCAGTTGATCGGTGGATGGAACGCATCGTTCGCCCATGCGTCATCTATACGACAACCCGTAAAGAAGCGGAACGAATTGCTGGAATCATTGACGGCGCGACCTATTATCATGCTGGGTTGACGATAGAAGATCGCCAGCTTGTCCAACAACAGTTTCTTCATGATGAGATTGATTGTCTCGTGTGTACGAGTGCGTTCGGAATGGGTGTCGATAAAGGCAACGTGCGTACGGTCATTCATTATACGATGCCTGCGACGATCGAAGCCTATATGCAGGAAGTCGGACGTGCCGGACGTGACGGTAAAGAGGCGACCGCAATCTTACTCTACGCTGCTCAAGATGAACAATTACAGACGTACTTGATCGACACGCAATATGCACCCGTCTTGTGGATCGATCAATTGCAACAAGGGATGAATCAAGGCGAATCCTATGCCAAGATGGAAAGTCGTTTTCGTTTTAACCCGGAAGACCCGGCATACCGGTTACTCAAATCACAACTCGAAAATGGGTGGTCGAAGGAACGCATCATCCAGTGGCAAACGGAACGTAAACAATTAAAACGACAAGAGATCAACCAGATGATGGACTACGTTCACCGGAACGAATGTCGCCGTTCGATGTTGTTGCATCATTTTGATGAGCAGGTAATCGTACAACCACGTTGTTGTGATATATGTGGAACGATTGAGTGGGAAAATCCAGTGCAGAGAAGGACGCATCAACCGGTAGATTGGAAATTGCGTTTAGAACAAGTCTTTTTTTCATCACCAGATTCGGTGTAA
- a CDS encoding adaptor protein MecA, protein MRFEQMKQGHLRVFITKQELSLHDVRPETLAVGKGQALLRNLLEEAESNYGFQAAGTLEFFVTFFPNDGMLVDVRREGDLPEEMNEEFDQVEIRMTVDIVHHVLYALHSLEDVIQASHGLLRHMPRTETGGSLYFFEGSYYLYFQERMNEALERTVTTILSEYGEPSPKSPLVMAEYGKTIQAEHAVATIAEQFNM, encoded by the coding sequence ATGAGGTTTGAACAAATGAAACAAGGACACCTTCGTGTCTTCATCACAAAGCAAGAGTTATCGCTTCACGACGTCCGACCAGAAACGTTGGCTGTCGGGAAGGGACAAGCTTTATTGCGCAACTTATTAGAAGAAGCCGAATCGAATTATGGTTTTCAGGCAGCAGGAACACTCGAATTTTTCGTCACATTCTTCCCGAATGACGGGATGCTCGTTGATGTACGTCGTGAAGGAGATTTGCCAGAAGAGATGAACGAGGAGTTCGATCAAGTCGAAATCCGCATGACAGTCGATATCGTCCATCACGTCTTATATGCTCTACACTCGCTAGAAGACGTCATTCAAGCGAGTCATGGATTATTGCGGCATATGCCTCGTACAGAGACAGGGGGTAGCCTCTACTTCTTCGAGGGAAGCTATTATCTCTATTTCCAAGAACGAATGAACGAGGCGCTCGAGCGAACGGTGACGACGATTTTATCTGAATACGGTGAACCGAGCCCGAAAAGTCCACTCGTCATGGCGGAGTATGGGAAAACGATTCAGGCGGAACATGCCGTCGCAACGATAGCTGAACAGTTTAATATGTAA
- a CDS encoding D-alanine--D-alanine ligase: protein MKVAVLYGGTSGEREVSLNSGKSIMEALNSKGHEVTAVDFHPDQAHELFQLDVDVAVIALHGKIGEDGRVQALLELADIPYTGSGVLASALAMDKARSKVHFDKAGITIARDVLLERGDDIEAKIAEWNGQFPCVVKPAQEGSSNGLTIAQDETMLREGIAKAFEADDAVLVEQFIKGREVTVPVVGHKGAEKALPVIEIIPKNAFYDYESKYAIGGSEHICPAELDEATTEKLQEWAVKAHQVLGCAGYSRSDFLVPESGNPVILETNTLPGMTSTSLFPDGARAVGIEYPELVEYFMELAIERHRQTKQPNQ, encoded by the coding sequence ATGAAAGTGGCAGTATTATACGGTGGGACTTCAGGAGAACGGGAGGTTTCATTAAACAGTGGAAAGTCGATCATGGAAGCATTAAACAGTAAAGGGCATGAGGTCACGGCTGTTGATTTCCACCCTGATCAAGCGCATGAACTCTTCCAGCTGGATGTAGATGTGGCTGTCATCGCTCTTCACGGGAAAATTGGTGAAGATGGACGCGTACAAGCATTGCTTGAACTGGCAGACATTCCATATACAGGTTCAGGTGTGTTAGCGTCAGCGCTAGCGATGGATAAGGCACGTTCGAAAGTTCACTTTGATAAAGCAGGCATTACGATCGCTCGTGATGTGCTGTTAGAGCGTGGAGATGATATCGAAGCAAAAATCGCAGAGTGGAATGGTCAATTTCCTTGTGTCGTCAAACCAGCACAAGAAGGCTCATCAAACGGATTGACGATTGCTCAAGACGAGACGATGTTACGTGAAGGAATCGCGAAAGCCTTTGAAGCAGACGATGCAGTTCTTGTCGAACAGTTTATTAAAGGGCGTGAAGTGACAGTTCCAGTCGTCGGACATAAAGGTGCAGAAAAAGCACTGCCGGTCATCGAGATCATTCCGAAGAACGCTTTTTATGACTATGAATCCAAATATGCCATCGGAGGTTCGGAGCATATTTGTCCTGCTGAACTGGATGAAGCAACGACAGAAAAACTTCAAGAATGGGCTGTTAAAGCGCATCAAGTACTTGGCTGTGCAGGATACTCGCGATCTGATTTCCTTGTGCCGGAATCCGGAAATCCAGTCATCTTGGAGACGAATACACTTCCTGGTATGACTTCGACCAGTTTATTCCCGGACGGTGCACGAGCAGTGGGAATTGAATATCCGGAATTGGTCGAATATTTCATGGAACTGGCGATCGAACGACATCGTCAAACAAAACAACCAAATCAATGA
- a CDS encoding YpdA family putative bacillithiol disulfide reductase has translation MLDCIVIGAGPCGLSAAIEMQDRGLDVEVLEKGNIVEAIYRYPTHQTFFSSSEKLEIGGIPFINKELKPRRLDALVYYREVVKRKQLTIRPFETVERIERQADHFIIHSERSGEKRSREARSVVLATGYYGLPNRMDVPGEELPHVSHYFTEGHPYFDQDVVVIGGKNSSVDAAIELEKAGARVTVLYRGPEYSPSIKPWVLPNFESLVRSEKVKMIFEATIEEITEQEVVYQIDGDKRTVRADFVFAMTGYTPDVGLFADTGITIDRETGIPSHDEETMESNVPGIYIAGVVAAGYDANKIFIENGRFHGANIANHLVERLRGASIQA, from the coding sequence ATGTTAGATTGTATCGTAATCGGTGCAGGCCCATGTGGGTTATCGGCAGCGATCGAAATGCAAGATCGGGGACTAGACGTCGAAGTGCTCGAAAAGGGAAATATCGTCGAAGCGATTTATCGTTATCCGACGCATCAAACGTTCTTTTCAAGTAGTGAGAAGTTAGAAATTGGTGGTATACCGTTCATCAATAAAGAATTAAAGCCACGACGTCTCGACGCGCTCGTCTATTATCGAGAAGTCGTCAAACGAAAACAATTGACGATTCGTCCGTTTGAGACGGTCGAGCGGATTGAACGTCAAGCGGATCATTTTATCATCCACTCGGAGCGTTCCGGGGAAAAAAGAAGCCGAGAAGCTCGTTCCGTCGTGCTTGCGACAGGTTATTATGGTTTACCGAACCGAATGGATGTTCCTGGAGAGGAATTACCTCATGTCTCGCACTACTTTACGGAAGGACATCCGTATTTTGATCAAGATGTCGTCGTCATCGGTGGGAAAAATTCGAGCGTTGATGCAGCGATTGAACTTGAAAAAGCGGGAGCACGTGTGACCGTCCTTTACCGTGGACCGGAGTATAGTCCATCCATCAAACCATGGGTGTTGCCGAACTTCGAATCTCTCGTTCGTTCGGAAAAGGTCAAGATGATTTTTGAGGCGACGATCGAAGAAATCACGGAACAAGAGGTCGTTTATCAAATAGATGGAGACAAACGAACCGTCCGTGCTGATTTTGTATTTGCGATGACCGGATACACGCCAGACGTCGGTTTGTTCGCTGACACAGGCATCACGATTGATCGCGAGACCGGTATTCCGAGTCATGACGAAGAGACGATGGAATCGAATGTCCCGGGCATCTATATCGCAGGTGTCGTGGCAGCAGGATATGACGCCAATAAAATATTCATTGAAAATGGACGTTTTCACGGTGCGAACATTGCAAACCATCTCGTTGAACGGTTACGTGGTGCATCGATACAAGCCTAA